A single region of the Montipora capricornis isolate CH-2021 chromosome 13, ASM3666992v2, whole genome shotgun sequence genome encodes:
- the LOC138028681 gene encoding zinc finger protein 107-like: MPKSFLVKKTPRNKRKHQEDEDTCEENEEGASIPGEDKSKAINSDSNCTGDVGIQCNLESGENLHVPNAIVSGGNQPNSFPALDTRGLHTLAELCLRRADYEFCGQHVNLDSKGTNKNGLHGTEFRDPRSLHEPQHKRLVGDSLASLRPEPVKVETKEPAEEKCEDLKERRKQAMRRASSASDESSSRLHKLEEELEKMLQGKEEIIGREIRDFMENNKVLEKELIEETGVTQTELKKYLHESVILKEDKRKNLFRWYIEKKLSRMESDDESYTCYKCGKIFAYESYLERHVKYVCPDKTGRTWKCSYCSKAFQYPCYLRRHMRSHTGESPYKCTQCSRAFVRSTDLQRHLRNHTGEKPYKCQECSRAFARSTDLKRHMRTHTGEKPYKCWQCSKAFSQSGSLQTHLHTHFKESLQMKGVIPDKTKRN, encoded by the exons ATGCCAAAATCCTTCCTAGTGAAAAAGACCCCTCGAAACAAGAGGAAGCACCAAGAAGACGAAGACACATGTGAAG AAAACGAGGAAGGAGCAAGCATTCCTGGAGAGGACAAATCAAAAGCGATCAATTCGGACTCCAATTGTACCG GTGATGTGGGAATTCAGTGTAACCTAGAATCTGGCGAAAACCTTCACGTTCCGAATGCCATCGTCAGTGGCGGAAACCAACCAAATTCTTTTCCTGCGCTCGACACCCGTGGACTTCACACGCTCGCAGAGCTGTGCTTGCGTCGAGCGGACTACGAATTTTGCGGGCAGCATGTTAATCTAGACAGCAAGGGTACGAACAAAAATGGATTGCATGGAACTGAATTTAGGGACCCCCGTAGCCTTCATGAGCCGCAGCATAAACGGCTTGTTGGCGATTCCCTTGCCAGTTTAAGACCAGAACCAGTTAAAGTTGAGACTAAAGAACCTGCGGAGGAGAAATGCGAAGATTTAAAAGAGCGGAGGAAACAAGCGATGCGACGCGCAAGCAGTGCTTCGGATGAAAGCTCGTCGAGGCTTCACAAACTTGAGGAAGAACTGGAAAAAATGTTGCA GGGAAAAGAAGAGATCATCGGGCGAGAGATAAGAGATTTCATGGAAAATAACAAGGTTTTGGAAAAGGAATTGATCGAGGAAACGGGCGTGACACAAACAGAACTAAAAAAGTACTTACATGAGAGTGTGATTTTGAAAGAGGACAAACGAAAGAACTTATTCCGGTGGTACATTGAGAAAAAACTCAGCCGAATGGAATCAG atgACGAGAGCTACACGTGTTACAAGTGCGGAAAGATCTTCGCGTACGAGAGTTACCTAGAGCGCCATGTTAAGTACGTGTGTCCAGACAAGACAGGCCGCACATGGAAGTGTTCATACTGCAGTAAAGCCTTTCAGTATCCTTGCTACTTGAGAAGGCACATGCGCTCACATACAG gagagaGTCCTTACAAATGCACGCAATGTTCACGAGCGTTTGTTCGTTCCACCGACCTTCAAAGACACTTGCGCAATCACACAGGAGAAAAACCCTACAAATGCCAAGAATGTTCCAGAGCTTTTGCACGCTCGACGGACCTAAAACGTCACATGCGCACGCACACGGGAGAAAAGCCTTACAAATGTTGGCAGtgttcaaaggctttttctcaGTCTGGCAGTTTACAAACTCATTTGCATACTCACTTTAAAGAGTCCCTACAAATGAAGGGTGTGATACCGGACAAAACCAAACGGAACTGA
- the LOC138028785 gene encoding uncharacterized protein isoform X2, with amino-acid sequence MSTEHMVRSHRCRLRLCFVALLILSFCSVAFILTRATERINYEMNGEKRDLRDIYGQHEEQNKTNCRDKFEDILLVIAFVELMYDTIPHLEKLYRNHFPNIVYCGPEKSAEKLEYTIIFADILRGVTAYECLGAAMRTHLGFAGYLFMRNDLFFNFWNAANFSRSRIWESSEQLGNQVMFEQPRESWIWWYTPWGLKACEEAYKELIHLNDEYKRAIIDKKDQEISWDVENSLNALLWNGHGANMCYRGFSNLFYIPSEYVTAFEKLCVIFKKHQVYMEIAIPTIMRMLDLSEKTKKLSGIDLGSLFGEERAQNDDNLFWRHLTFDVSYLRPLVLKRKFSAESRTSSLIQALVNRLNLYNESYCAEYLT; translated from the exons ATGTCCACGGAGCATATGGTTCGATCGCATCGTTGTCGTCTACGCTTATGTTTTGTAGCATTGCTCATCCTTTCTTTCTGTTCCGTTGCTTTCATCCTGACGAGAG CGACTGAAAGAATAAACTATGAAATGAACGGAGAAAAACGAGACCTCCGAGATATATATGGACAGCATGAAgaacaaaacaagacaaactGTCGAGATAAATTTGAAGATATTTTACTAGTGATAGCCTTTGTGGAACTCATGTATGACACAATTCCACACTTAGAAAAGCTATAcagaaatcactttcccaatATTGTTTATTGCGGACCTGAAAAATCAGCCGAAAAATTGGAATACACCATCATTTTTGCGGACATACTCCGAGGAGTTACGGCGTATGAATGTCTCGGAGCTGCGATGAGGACACATCTAGGATTTGCTGGTTATCTTTTCATGAGAAATGacttattttttaacttttggaaCGCTGCCAACTTTAGCAGATCACGCATATGGGAGAGCTCGGAACAACTTGGTAACCAAGTGATGTTCGAACAACCGCGTGAGTCCTGGATCTGGTGGTATACTCCATGGGGTCTAAAAGCGTGCGAGGAGGCATATAAAGAACTTATTCACCTGAATGACGAGTATAAGCGTGCGATAATTGATAAAAAGGATCAGGAAATATCCTGGGATGTAGAAAATTCCTTAAATGCTCTACTGTGGAATGGGCACGGTGCTAATATGTGCTATCGCGGCTTTTCGAATTTATTCTACATTCCATCTGAATATGTAACCGCTTTTGAGAAACTTTGCGTAATTTTTAAGAAACACCAAGTTTACATGGAAATTGCGATTCCAACGATTATGAGAATGCTTGATTTGTCAGAAAAGACCAAGAAGCTGTCCGGAATAGATCTTGGATCGCTTTTCGGTGAAGAGAGAGCACAAAATGACGATAACTTGTTCTGGCGACATTTGACATTCGATGTAAGTTACTTGAGGCCTCTTGTTCTTAAACGCAAGTTTTCTGCAGAATCGAGAACAAGCAGTTTGATTCAGGCTCTGGTAAACAGGTTAAACCTGTATAATGAATCATACTGCGCAGAATACTTAACGTAG
- the LOC138028683 gene encoding zinc transporter ZIP4-like — protein sequence MSHLRVIFEACGAQSIIFLSSVVSSAVIWPMLGLYRDHVISLLMSLGAACLAGDAIFHLIPHALEAESHQLQESTTTGSHLVLWRSFLIICSIYLFYLLHLFLHSFEGGHSHSRTVISPSESFEDFQLLHRGDASIQETPESRNKRALLWMMMFSEALHTASDGLAIGAAFSSSVADGLSTSLAVLFHEIPHAVGAFAVFVSCGVVVKNALCLLSLCYIISYVGVVVGAVLGASFNLSGWIFAVIAGMFLFIALAEMIPEMSSSLLVKSEDRRCFVLLQNVGLVLGFSIMMALAAFQDKIRGVLQ from the exons ATGTCTCATCTCAGAG ttATCTTCGAAGCATGCGGAGCGCAGTCGATTATTTTCCTTTCCTCAGTGGTGTCTTCAGCAGTAATATGGCCCATGCTTGGGTTGTATCGAGATCATGTGATCTCGCTACTCATGTCGCTTGGAGCTGCCTGTCTCGCGGGAGATGCTATCTTCCATCTTATACCACAT gCTTTAGAAGCTGAATCTCACCAATTGCAAGAAAGCACGACCACGGGAAGTCACTTGGTTTTGTGGCGCTCCTTTCTAATAATTTGCAGTATTTACTTATTCTATCTGTTGCATCTTTTCTTGCATTCTTTTGAG ggAGGCCATTCACACTCGCGCACCGTCATCTCACCCTCTGAAAGCTTCGAAGATTTCCAGTTGTTACATCGTGGTGATGCCAGCATACAGGAGACGCCTGAGAGTAGAAACAAAAGAGCGCTACTATGGATGATGATGTTTAGTGAAGCGTTACATACCGCGAGTGATGGCCTTGCAATTGGAGCAGCTTTTTCCAGTTCTGTAGCAGACGGTTTAAGCACATCACTTGCAGTACTATTCCACGAAATTCCGCACGCAGTAG gTGCATTTGCTGTTTTCGTGTCATGTGGCGTCGTCGTTAAAAACGCTCTCTGCCTTCTTTCACTCTGTTATATCATCTCCTATGTGGGCGTGGTCGTTGGCGCTGTACTCGGCGCCAGTTTTAATCTGTCTGGTTGGATATTTGCTGtcatcgctggcatgtttcttTTCATTGCCCTGGCAGAGATG aTCCCGGAGATGTCTTCTTCCTTGTTAGTTAAATCAGAAGACAGGCGATGCTTCGTGTTGCTTCAAAACGTGGGACTTGTTCTTGGATTCAGTATCATGATGGCCCTGGCGGCTTTTCAAGATAAAATTAGGGGAGTTTTACAATAG
- the LOC138028785 gene encoding uncharacterized protein isoform X1: MSTEHMVRSHRCRLRLCFVALLILSFCSVAFILTRGNILIYFLPATERINYEMNGEKRDLRDIYGQHEEQNKTNCRDKFEDILLVIAFVELMYDTIPHLEKLYRNHFPNIVYCGPEKSAEKLEYTIIFADILRGVTAYECLGAAMRTHLGFAGYLFMRNDLFFNFWNAANFSRSRIWESSEQLGNQVMFEQPRESWIWWYTPWGLKACEEAYKELIHLNDEYKRAIIDKKDQEISWDVENSLNALLWNGHGANMCYRGFSNLFYIPSEYVTAFEKLCVIFKKHQVYMEIAIPTIMRMLDLSEKTKKLSGIDLGSLFGEERAQNDDNLFWRHLTFDVSYLRPLVLKRKFSAESRTSSLIQALVNRLNLYNESYCAEYLT; this comes from the exons ATGTCCACGGAGCATATGGTTCGATCGCATCGTTGTCGTCTACGCTTATGTTTTGTAGCATTGCTCATCCTTTCTTTCTGTTCCGTTGCTTTCATCCTGACGAGAG GTAACATTCTTATTTACTTTCTCCCAGCGACTGAAAGAATAAACTATGAAATGAACGGAGAAAAACGAGACCTCCGAGATATATATGGACAGCATGAAgaacaaaacaagacaaactGTCGAGATAAATTTGAAGATATTTTACTAGTGATAGCCTTTGTGGAACTCATGTATGACACAATTCCACACTTAGAAAAGCTATAcagaaatcactttcccaatATTGTTTATTGCGGACCTGAAAAATCAGCCGAAAAATTGGAATACACCATCATTTTTGCGGACATACTCCGAGGAGTTACGGCGTATGAATGTCTCGGAGCTGCGATGAGGACACATCTAGGATTTGCTGGTTATCTTTTCATGAGAAATGacttattttttaacttttggaaCGCTGCCAACTTTAGCAGATCACGCATATGGGAGAGCTCGGAACAACTTGGTAACCAAGTGATGTTCGAACAACCGCGTGAGTCCTGGATCTGGTGGTATACTCCATGGGGTCTAAAAGCGTGCGAGGAGGCATATAAAGAACTTATTCACCTGAATGACGAGTATAAGCGTGCGATAATTGATAAAAAGGATCAGGAAATATCCTGGGATGTAGAAAATTCCTTAAATGCTCTACTGTGGAATGGGCACGGTGCTAATATGTGCTATCGCGGCTTTTCGAATTTATTCTACATTCCATCTGAATATGTAACCGCTTTTGAGAAACTTTGCGTAATTTTTAAGAAACACCAAGTTTACATGGAAATTGCGATTCCAACGATTATGAGAATGCTTGATTTGTCAGAAAAGACCAAGAAGCTGTCCGGAATAGATCTTGGATCGCTTTTCGGTGAAGAGAGAGCACAAAATGACGATAACTTGTTCTGGCGACATTTGACATTCGATGTAAGTTACTTGAGGCCTCTTGTTCTTAAACGCAAGTTTTCTGCAGAATCGAGAACAAGCAGTTTGATTCAGGCTCTGGTAAACAGGTTAAACCTGTATAATGAATCATACTGCGCAGAATACTTAACGTAG